A single region of the Ziziphus jujuba cultivar Dongzao chromosome 10, ASM3175591v1 genome encodes:
- the LOC107410976 gene encoding uncharacterized mitochondrial protein AtMg00310-like, giving the protein MDALIKCFWWGAKASRSHYLAFKSWGSLCQPKKAGGLGFRKFKDINIALLTKLGWKLAKGEESLWTRLLKAKYLKNKTFFGCKFKAGNFYVWKSILCSKDLIQRGSCYKVGNDWSIDPRQDPWVMEVEGKVPKIKEGVDDSQVRHVANLLNPDTCIWDEAKL; this is encoded by the coding sequence ATGGATGCATTGATCAAATGTTTCTGGTGGGGTGCAAAGGCGAGCAGAAGTCATTACCTTGCGTTCAAAAGTTGGGGGAGTTTATGCCAACCTAAAAAGGCAGGAGGATTGGGATTCAGGAAGTTTAAGGATATCAACATAGCTCTCCTTACGAAGCTCGGTTGGAAATTAGCAAAGGGAGAGGAAAGCCTTTGGACCAGACTCTTAAAAgccaaatatttgaaaaataaaaccttttttgGGTGCAAGTTCAAAGCTGGGAATTTTTATGTTTGGAAAAGCATTCTTTGTTCAAAAGATTTGATTCAAAGGGGCTCTTGCTATAAAGTTGGAAATGATTGGAGTATCGATCCTCGGCAGGATCCCTGGGTTATGGAAGTTGAAGGAAAAGTTCCCAAAATCAAAGAGGGAGTTGATGATTCCCAAGTTAGGCATGTTGCAAATCTGTTGAATCCTGATACTTGCATCTGGGATGAAGCAAAGCTTTAA